In Helianthus annuus cultivar XRQ/B chromosome 3, HanXRQr2.0-SUNRISE, whole genome shotgun sequence, a single window of DNA contains:
- the LOC110931753 gene encoding uncharacterized protein LOC110931753 gives MINIIDELTKITEPVPLEKEATIREEPNPKSVMNENDSETPQEDETKEPKHKSYVESVLNSNEMKVNFRALTNPENYNGCDVVLPRESVRIVHEKLVNTLYGYFLGDRVAYPVVEYFVRNNWKKFGVQKCMMNANGFFFFKFGDQKEMLNAMQGGPWIIRSQPLIPNEWSPSIKLEKKEVKTIQVWVKIHDVPIAAYTEDGLSLIATAIGVPKVLDSYTTTMCMEAWGRSSYARALIEISVEKELKEELVMAIPKFDGEGFITEKMFVEYEWSPHRCAHCFVFGHLDETCPKQVRTSNKTVNKVDADGYMAVKQRKVARKIGIQIPKPKMEYRPKPLAPNKDQKVINKIDKMDPKMFKTSNMFDVLSNDTDPFASIYSESGGGEASSSKAPGVELKDYEGTQEEEEEVVEVYNETAEFMVSHNKSGASTPAMTVSNG, from the coding sequence ATGATAAACATCATTGACGAATTAACTAAGATTACGGAGCCAGTGCCATTGGAGAAGGAGGCAACGATTAGGGAGGAGCCAAACCCTAAATCAGTGATGAATGAAAACGATAGTGAGACACCTCAGGAGGATGAAACAAAGGAACCGAAACACAAATCGTACGTTGAATCAGTGCTCAACTCTAATGAAATGAAGGTGAATTTTCGAGCCCTTACTAATCCAGAAAACTATAATGGGTGTGATGTGGTGCTCCCTCGGGAGTCTGTTCGAATAGTCCATGAAAAATTAGTGAATAccttatatggttattttctgggtGATCGGGTGGCGTATCCGGTAGTTGAATACTTCGTTAGAAACAACTGGAAAAAATTTGGAGTACAAAAATGTATGATGAATGCTAATgggtttttcttttttaagtttggGGATCAAAAAGAGATGTTAAATGCCATGCAAGGGGGTCCGTGGATCATTAGGTCACAGCCGCTCATTCCTAATGAGTGGTCCCCTTCCATTAAACTTGAGAAAAAGGAGGTGAAGACGATTCAAGTCTGGGTAAAAATTCATGATGTCCCAATTGCGGCATATACGGAAGATGGATTAAGCTTAATTGCGACGGCGATTGGGGTGCCAAAAGTTCTAGATTCTTATACGACGACCATGTGTATGGAGGCATGGGGAAGGAGCAGTTATGCGCGGGCGCTTATTGAAATCTCTGTTGAAAAGGAGCTTAAAGAGGAGCTGGTTATGGCTATTCCAAAGTTTGATGGTGAAGGGTTCATTACTGAAAAAATGTTTGTTGAGTATGAATGGTCACCACATCGATGTGCTCATTGTTTTGTGTTTGGTCATTTAGATGAAACGTGTCCAAAACAGGTTCGAACCTCAAACAAAACAGTGAATAAGGTGGATGCAGATGGGTACATGGCTGTTAAACAGCGTAAAGTTGCAAGGAAGATCGGGATTCAGATTCCTAAGCCTAAGATGGAATATAGACCGAAACCTCTAGCTCCAAATAAAGACCAGAAAGTTATAAACAAGATTGATAAGATGGATCCAAAGATGTTCAAAACTAGTAACATGTTTGATGTGTTAAGCAATGACACGGATCCGTTTGCTAGCATTTACAGTGAATCCGGGGGAGGAGAGGCGTCTAGTAGTAAAGCTCCAGGTGTAGAACTAAAGGACTACGAGGGTACTCAGGAGGAGGAGGAAGAAGTTGTTGAAGTTTATAATGAAACGGCTGAGTTTATGGTGTCTCACAATAAATCAGGGGCAAGCACTCCTGCAATGACAGTGTCTAATGGTTAG
- the LOC110931754 gene encoding uncharacterized protein LOC110931754, translated as MEVSWSEIVWFASCIPKHAFLLWLVIRKKLLTQDKLLRWEQTRRKSMNMMCCVLCYNNLDSHEHLFFSCKYSSQVWCQVRSHADMSSIQPDWNDIFSDLNQRRNMKLVGNIVACLTVAAATYYIWRERNRRIFQDNARPPDDLAQEILNTVRFKLMGLKFKPSIQVMRMLGKWNICGEGMLDNDDMFGFS; from the coding sequence ATGGAGGTCTCCTGGTCTGAAATTGTGTGGTTCGCTTCTTGTATTCCAAAACATGCCTTCTTATTATGGCTTGTCATTAGGAAAAAGCTTCTTACACAGGATAAACTTTTACGATGGGAGCAAACTAGAAGGAAAAGTATGAATATGATGTGCTGTGTTCTTTGCTACAACAATTTGGATTCCCATGAACACCTCTTTTTTTCATGCAAATACTCATCTCAAGTGTGGTGCCAGGTTCGAAGTCATGCAGACATGTCTAGTATTCAACCTGATTGGAATGATATTTTCAGTGATTTAAACCAGAGACGTAATATGAAGTTGGTTGGTAACATTGTGGCATGCCTCACGGTTGCGGCTGCAACATACTATATATGGAgggaacgaaacaggaggatATTCCAGGATAATGCTCGTCCACCGGATGATTTAGCGCAGGAAATTCTTAATACAGTTCGATTCAAGCTTATGGGTCTAAAGTTCAAACCATCTATTCAAGTGATGAGGATGTTGGGAAAGTGGAACATTTGTGGAGAGGGGATGCTGGATAATGATGATATGTTTGGATTCAGTTAG